TCCATAACTATAATTCTTTTTGGTATTCCAACTTGTATTGCTGCTAAACCAATTCCGTTTGCTGAATACATGGTTTCTAACATATCATCCATTAACAACTGTTCTTCTTTACCCACACTTTCTACAGGTTGAGATATCTGTCTTAAAATTTTATTTGGTTCTGTCAAAATAGTTCTTACAGTCATGATTTTATTTTAATCTAATTTTTAGACTTTTAAAGGTAGAACTTTTAAAAGTATTCTGTTTCTTATTGGGTCAATATCTAATTTATTCAAAGTACTGATTATAAAGTAAATTGTATCATCATCTATTTCTTCAATATTGTCTTGACCAATAACTTGTGCAATTCTCAACAAAGCTCCCCCTATATCTTCTTTAATTATCATATTTTGAATATCGGTTGGTATTTCTTTATCATCATCAATTTTATAAAGATCATCATATTTTTCAGAAACTTTGATGCCGTCAGACTTTAAAGTCTCTAAAAAAATTATATCTTTTTTTGAAATAAAATATTTTTTATTCTTTTTTATTTTTTTTAAAAAGTTTTCTACTTCTTTTTCAATTTCCTTTAATTTGTATCCATTATCAAAGTAATTAATTAATTTTGATTGATGTAATATTTTATTATTAAATTTTATTTCAGAGTTTTCACTTGCTACTGTTTTATTTGTATTAGTAATATAAAATGTAGTAAAATTAGATGGCACATCATCTATTTCAATATTTGTTAAAAATTTATCTAACTCACTGTCAAAAGCATTTCCAATGTTTTCCTCAAGGAAAGAATCTTTAAGGATTTTCATTAATTCTAGTTTTTTTGGAATATCTGTTGTGAGTAAAAGTCCTTGATATACAAGAGCTCTACCTTCAGATTTTGGAAGCAACTTATATGAATCTTTTATTGTGAGTAATTGGTTTATATTAAACTGAAATTTTTTATAGATTTCATACAACTCTTTTTCTGAATAATTTTGATCATGTGTTGCATTTTCAATAACCGATATTTTTTCGAGATCCGAAATATCTATTTGATCTGCTTTAAATAATAGATTTGAAGAAGATAAATAACTCCAAATTATTTTTGAAGTATTTTGATTTGGCTCAAATGTAAAATTGGGATTAGTTCTATGCGCTAAGTGAAAATCTAATATAGAATTTTCTGAAATTTCTTCTGGCATTTCTTCTGTTAAGCCTAATAAATGATTTATTTTTTTTTCAAAATATTCATCTTCAAATCCTAATTCTTTTCTTAAATCATAAATTAATTGTGCTTGTTCTTTTTGATCAGAATTTATCAAACAATATAATTTAAACTTAAATAAATATTCATCTTCAGGTGAAGTTTTTGATTTTTCAAAAATTTGACAAGCTTTTTCAAGATTTGATTTAGATAAGTGCTCATTTATTAAATAATTAACTAGTTTTGGACTCTCATTTAATAATTCATTACTTATTAAGTATTCCTCAATTAAATCCAAATTTGAATTTTTAATTAACCAATTTGATTTAATATTTGAAAACTCCTCAAAAGATATATCTTTACTTGGATAATTTGCATTAGTTAATAATGAAATTTCAATTATTTTGTTTGCATCTTTTGATAAATCTATTTTATCTAAACTTGCAAATATACTCTTTAATTCATTTCCATTCGAATTACGCCACATCTGTATACTCAAACCATTTTCGGAAGGATCATACAATCCAAGTATTTTTACATTTTTAGATTCGAGTTTTTGATCTAATAATATTTCGCTTTCAATTTTTAAGTCTTCTGTGTCAATTGTTTGTTGCTCAATAATTTCCTCTTTAGGTTCTGTTGTTTCAACTTTCTCTTCTATAATTACTTGTTCATCAGTTTTAGATTTATCTATATTCCAGATATCAACAGGCTCATCTTCTGCATATGAATTAAATGAAAATAGAAAAAATAATATTAAAAAAATACTATTTTTTTTATTTAACAATTTTGAAATTTTCATTAGGAATTATTTTCTCAATAGTTTTCTTCGGTGAGGGAAAGTCAACTTTATTTAGAAAAAAAACAACACCAAAAAAAATTAGTACAACAATTACTAATTTTATCGATAGACTAATTAAATTAAAATTTGATGATCTTGTTTTTTTCTGAAATTGCATATAATCTATGAATTATTTTCAAATTAAGACATATTTGTGTTTTTTCAATAAATAAACTTAATGAAATCTTTTAAAAATATAGTTTTTTTAGGCATGATGGGCTCTGGTAAGACCACAGTTGGAAAGATGATTTCTAAAAGGTTGAATATTGATTTCTTTGATGTTGATCAAGAAATAGAAAATAAAACAAAACAGTCAATTAAAGATATTTTTGAAAAAAAGGGAGAAATTTTTTTTAGAAAATTAGAAGAGAAAGAAACTTTGGCAATTTTAAGAAAAAACCAGGGAGTTATTTCACTAGGAGGAGGTGCTTTTTTAAATAGGAATATACAAAAAGAAGTTTTAGAAAATCATCTATCTGTTTGGTTAAAATGGGATGATATAACTCTAATTAAAAGGATCAAAAATAGCAAGAAAAGACCAGTTGTTACAAAACTTAATAAAGATGAGTTAAAAAAGCTTATTAAAGAAAGATCACAAACTTATTCAAAATCACACTTAAAAATAAAATGTGATAATTTAAGTAAACAAGAAATTGTAAATAAAATAATTAAATTAAATGAAAAATTATAAATTAATAGTAAATACCTCATCAAAAAAATATCCTATTATAATTGGAGATAAAATTGCTGAAAATCTAAATCGTATTTTCAAACTAAATAAAATTCATTTTAATAAATGTCTATTTTTATTAGATAATAATTTAGATAAAAGTAAAATTAAAAAAATCATATATCCATTTAAAAAAAAATCGAAATTAATTTTTTTTAATTCAACTGAAAAAAATAAAAATCTTAAATCGATATTTAATATTCTAGAGATTTTGCAAAAAGAAGATTTTAATAGAAATGATTGTCTTATAGCTGTAGGAGGGGGCATAACAGGTGATACAGGTGGTTTTGCTGCAAGCTTATTTAAGAGAGGATTAAAATTTATTAATATTCCAACAACTTTACTTGCACAAGTTGACTCTTCAGTTGGAGGAAAAACAGGTGTGAATACAATTTACGGTAAAAATTTAATTGGTAGTTTTTATCAACCTGAAATAGTTATCAGTGATACTAGCTTTTTAAGATTATTACCTAAAAGAGAGATAACTTGTGGTTATGGCGAAATATTAAAACATTCAATTATTAAAGATAGAAAATTTTTTAATTTTTTAGATAAAAATGTTGTCAATATTTTAAACTTAAAGTCTCCCTATATAGAAAAATCAATTTTAAAAAGTTGTAAAATAAAGCAAAAAATTGTTCAGCTAGATGAAAAAGAAAGTGGAATTAGAAAAGTTTTAAACTTTGGTCACACCTTTGCACATGCATATGAGGCTGGGTTAGACTACTCAAAAAAATTAAATCATGGAGAAGCTGTTCTATTAGGTATGATATCTGCAATTAATTTTAGTAAAAACAACAATATCATAAAAAATAAAGATTTTAATCAAATTATTAATCATTATCAAAAAGCTAACTTACCAAATAATTTAAAAAAATATTTTTCAAAAAAAGATATTAATAAACTTATTAGATTTATGAAAAATGATAAAAAAAATATATCTAATGATATAAATTTAATACTTCTTAAGTATATCGGTAAAGTAAATTATAAAAATAAATTTAATACTTCAAAATTAAAGCAATTCTTTTTAAACTTTTTAGATAATTAATATTTGAAGAGAATGAATAAATTGCTTCATCTCTTCATCTAAAATTTTATAAATTTTTTTATTGCTTTCAATTTTTGAATTGTTCTTTAATTCATCAGACTTAATTGTAAGTTTTATATGAAATCTTGAACCATCATTGCCTTTGTGATTTTTATGTAAAAAGCTTTTATCTTCAATTTTCAAATCTTCACAGACTATATTTTTCGAAATTTTTTCTTTTATGATTGAAATTAAATTATTTATCTCCATAACTTTATTTATAACATGAAAAATATTTGTGATTGGAATAATTGTAACGAAATTGGAGAATATAAAGCTCCGGTTGAAAAAGATAATAGTAGAAAATACAGACTTCTATGTCTTGAACATGTGAAGGAATTTAATAAAAATTGGAATTATTTTTCAGGCATGAATGATGATCAGATAATGGATTTTTTAAAATCTGACATGACGTGGCATAAACCTACTCAAAATTTTAGCTCTTCAGATAATTTTTTTAAAGTTTTGTGGAATGACACTCTTAAAGATGAGATGGATAAAGATAAATTTAAAAGTGATTATAATCATATGAGCAAATTTAAATTTGATCACAAGGATATCAAAGCATTTAGCGTTCTAGGTGTTTCTGTGGGTTTAAAATGGCAGAAAATACAGGAAAAATTCAAAACCCTTGTCAAAAAATTTCACCCTGATATTAATGCTGGCAATAAAAAATACGAAGAAAAACTTAAACTAATTACATTAGCCTATACGCAGCTAAAAAATACTTATAAGGAAAAAATTGACACCTAACTTAAATATAAAACCTGATATTAAATTATCATTGAAAAATACTTTCGGTATCGACTCTGAGATGGAGGTAGATGCCTTTTCTGAAAAATCAGAATATGTACCTGAAATAGATAAGAGTTATAAATTTGATAAAGATACCACTTTAGCACTAATATCTGGGTTTGCGTTTAATAAGAGAGTTTTAGTTCAAGGCTATCACGGAACAGGAAAATCAACTCACATAGAACAAATAGCTGCAAGATTAAATTGGCCTTGTATAAGAGTTAACTTAGATAGCCATGTAAGTAGAATAGACTTAATAGGAAAAGACGCAATCGTTTTAAAAGATGGAAAACAGGTTACTCAATTTAATGAGGGAATATTACCATGGTCAATACAAAATCCTGTTGCATTAGTTTTCGACGAATATGATGCTGGAAGACCCGATGTAATGTTTGTAATTCAGAGAGTTTTAGAAGCTGAAGGTAATTTTACGCTACTAGATAAAAATAAAGTTATTAAACAAAACAAATATTTTAGGCTATTTGCAACATCTAATACAGTTGGATTAGGTGATACAACAGGTTTATATCATGGAACGCAGCAAATAAATCAAGGTCAAATGGATAGATGGAATATTGTTACCACTTTAAATTATTTAAGTCTTGAGCGTGAAATGGATATCGTACTTGCCAAAAACAAAAATCTAAACAATGCAAAAGGTAAAGAAAAGGTGTCTAATATGATTAAAGTTGCTTCATTGACAAGAAAAGGATTTATAGCTGGAGACATATCGACAGTAATGAGTCCAAGAACTGTCTTGCACTGGGCAGAAAATGCTGAAATATTTAAAGACACTGGATATGCTTTTAGAGTTACATTTTTAAATAAATGTGACGAGCTAGAGAAAAATACTATAGCTGAATATTATCAAAGATGTTTTGGGGAAGAATTGCCTGAGTCTTTAGTAAATATTCAAATTTAAATGAGTAACAAAGAAGCTTCTCTTAAAGAAAAACTTAAACAAGCTCTTTCATCAACAGTACGTGTTATATCTGAAGATTTAGAGTCAAATCAAAAACAAGATAAAAACAAAAGTTCAAAGAAATTTGATTTTTTTGAAATAGATAATCTTGATGGACCTAGAGATTTTGTAAGATTGAGAGCTGAGTCTGATTCTACAGCACTTAAGAAAAAATTTTCTGATGTTCTGGTTTTTAAAAAAAATCTCCCATCAAACTCTTCTTGTAAATCTCTATACACAATTGCTGAAAAAATAAGATATGAACAGCTTGGTTTTAAGATGCTTAAAGGTATTGAAAAAAACTTAAACCAGAACTATGAGCAAATAATTAATCTTAAGAGAAAAGATCAACTAAAAACAAAAGAAGACGTATCAGTTGCTGAAGCCTTTGAGCTTTATATGCTTAAACATTTTCATAACGTAAAACTAAATTCCTTAACAAGTAGAATGCTAGAATTTTGGGAAAAAGATTTTGATCTCTCGGTTAAAGATCATTTACATTTTTTAAAAGAAAATTTGGAAGATCAAAACAAATATTCATCTAAATTTTCTGAAATTCTTCAGAATATGGACATTTTTGATACTGAGGAAAATGAAGAACAAAAAGAAGAAAATAATGATGAAGGTCAAGACAATCCATCAAATGAAAATGATGAAGCTGAGTCCGAAGATCAAAAAGAACAAAGTAAGGATGAAGAAACTGAAACTAGTCTAGACTCAGATTATGATATTGATGAATACAAAATAGATGAACAGCTTGTAGATACAGATTCTGATAAAGAAAGTTCTGAACAAGTAATTCAAAAAACTAATCTCAAAAATTTAAATCTCGAATACAAAGTCTTTACTAATCAATTTGATGAAGTAATTAAGGCTGAAAATTTAGAAAATTCAGAGGAATCTGCAAAATTAAGACGAACCTTAGATCAACAATTAATAGGTTTCCAAGATGTAATCACAAAACTGGCAAATAAATTACAACGACAATTGTTAGCAAAACAAAACAGAGCTTGGGACTTTGATTTAGAAGAAGGTCTGCTAGATAGTTCTAAATTGCCAAGAATTATTATGGATCCATATAATTCTCTTTCTTTTAAAAAAGAAAAAGATCAAGAGTTTAAAGATACAATTGTATCATTGTTAATAGATAATTCAGGTTCCATGAGAGGTAGACCAATTACAATTGCCGCAATATGTGCAGATATTTTATCAAGAACTTTAGAAAGATGCTCAGTTAAAGTTGAGATACTTGGTTTCACAACTAAAAATTGGAAAGGTGGAAAAAGTAGAGAGCTTTGGAATAAAAAAGAAAAACCAAAAACACCAGGAAGATTAAATGATCTTCGACATATCATTTATAAAGGTGGAGATACACATTGGAGACAAGCCAAAAATAATTTGGGCTTAATGTTGAAAGAAGGTTTGCTTAAAGAAAATATTGATGGAGAAGCTATACAATGGGCTTTTAATAGAATTAAAAAAAGGAAAGAGGAAAGAAAAATTTTAATGGTTATTTCTGATGGGGCACCAGTAGACGACTCCACACTCTCAGTAAATTCAGGTGATTTTTTAGAAAAACATCTAAAAAAAATGGTTAAATTTATTGAAGATAAATCAGATATAGAAATATTAGCTATTGGAATAGGTCATGATGTTTCAAGATATTACAATAAAGCTATAAAGATAACTGATGTTAATGAACTCGGAGATGTTATGGTTTCACAATTAAGTTCGTTATTTGAGACAAAAAAAAGATTTCATTAAATATTAAATAACTCCTTGTTTTTCCATTTAATTAAAACCTCAGCCCCTGATCTTGTTTTTGAATTTCGACAGATAATTTTTGCAAAATTTTTTTCTAATAAAGTCTTTCCAATAAATATTCCTAAACCTAGGCCAGCTTTGTCCTTGATTTCTATATTAGAAGTTTTTAAATAAGGTTCTCCAATTTTTGGAAGAACATCTTTTGGATAACCATCGCCATCATCTTCTATGGTTATTTCTGTCATGTTGCTGTCACTTTTTAAATTAATAAAAACTGTTTCTTTTGAAAATTTATAAGCGTTCCCAATAAAGTTTTTTAATCCATAAACTACCTCAATAGATTTCGAAATTTTCTTTGGATTTGAATCTTGGTCAAAATTAAAAATAAACTTTTTATTACCAACTTCTTCAAAACTTTTTGTAATATCTTTCAAATAATCTCTCATACTTAAATCATCATCAATAAATTCAACTTCTTCTGAAGGATTTATGCTCAATTTTTTTAGTATTTCTTCACATCTTTCTATTTGACTTGAAAGCAATTCAATATCTTTGCTTACTTCTTTATCTTTCTTCAATTGTTTAGATAATTCTTGAGAAATCAGTTTAATAGTTGATAATGGCGTACCTAATGAATGAGCTGCGGCAGCTGCTTGTCCGCCTAATGACAAGAGTTCGTGTTCTTTAGCCATTACCTCTTCCATTCTATGAAGTGCTTCTTTTCTTATTCTAGAGTCTTTCACAAAAGAAAGTGCAAAATAATTTAAAAAAACTAAAGCTATAATTAATGCAAGTGGAATTGCAAAGTAAACATATTGATTAAGTTTATTGTCAAGATTTAAAGGCGATGGGAGGGGCTGATGATTAAAAGTTAAAAATACTATTATAATCGATGTAATCACGACTAAACTGAGGTTAATTCTAAAACCTAAATTTGCTGCAGAAAATACACTTGGGATAATTAAAAAGATAATAAACGGATTAGTTATACCGCCAGTAAAATAAACTAAAATACTAAGCTGTAAGGTATCAAAAACTAGGAATAAAAAGGAACTTTGCTCAGTAATTTGAACCTTTTTGTAAATAAAATCTAAATATAAATTGCTTATTCCCCCTATCAAAATTATTAAAAAACAAGCAAAATAATCAAATTTAAAGTCAAATATAAAATATACCAAACTTATTGAAAATAATTGACCAAGAATACCTATCCATCTTAAAAAAACGTAAGTAGATTTTTTTAAGGTAAAATATTTTGAAGTTTCAAAAAAATTGCTCACTAAA
The DNA window shown above is from alpha proteobacterium HIMB5 and carries:
- a CDS encoding Shikimate kinase (PFAM: Shikimate kinase); this encodes MKSFKNIVFLGMMGSGKTTVGKMISKRLNIDFFDVDQEIENKTKQSIKDIFEKKGEIFFRKLEEKETLAILRKNQGVISLGGGAFLNRNIQKEVLENHLSVWLKWDDITLIKRIKNSKKRPVVTKLNKDELKKLIKERSQTYSKSHLKIKCDNLSKQEIVNKIIKLNEKL
- a CDS encoding 3-dehydroquinate synthase (PFAM: 3-dehydroquinate synthase~TIGRFAM: 3-dehydroquinate synthase) → MKNYKLIVNTSSKKYPIIIGDKIAENLNRIFKLNKIHFNKCLFLLDNNLDKSKIKKIIYPFKKKSKLIFFNSTEKNKNLKSIFNILEILQKEDFNRNDCLIAVGGGITGDTGGFAASLFKRGLKFINIPTTLLAQVDSSVGGKTGVNTIYGKNLIGSFYQPEIVISDTSFLRLLPKREITCGYGEILKHSIIKDRKFFNFLDKNVVNILNLKSPYIEKSILKSCKIKQKIVQLDEKESGIRKVLNFGHTFAHAYEAGLDYSKKLNHGEAVLLGMISAINFSKNNNIIKNKDFNQIINHYQKANLPNNLKKYFSKKDINKLIRFMKNDKKNISNDINLILLKYIGKVNYKNKFNTSKLKQFFLNFLDN
- a CDS encoding BolA-like protein (PFAM: BolA-like protein), whose product is MEINNLISIIKEKISKNIVCEDLKIEDKSFLHKNHKGNDGSRFHIKLTIKSDELKNNSKIESNKKIYKILDEEMKQFIHSLQILII
- a CDS encoding DnaJ-like protein (PFAM: DnaJ domain), with translation MKNICDWNNCNEIGEYKAPVEKDNSRKYRLLCLEHVKEFNKNWNYFSGMNDDQIMDFLKSDMTWHKPTQNFSSSDNFFKVLWNDTLKDEMDKDKFKSDYNHMSKFKFDHKDIKAFSVLGVSVGLKWQKIQEKFKTLVKKFHPDINAGNKKYEEKLKLITLAYTQLKNTYKEKIDT
- a CDS encoding cobaltochelatase CobS subunit (PFAM: AAA domain (dynein-related subfamily); Cobaltochelatase CobS subunit N terminal~TIGRFAM: cobaltochelatase, CobS subunit), with protein sequence MTPNLNIKPDIKLSLKNTFGIDSEMEVDAFSEKSEYVPEIDKSYKFDKDTTLALISGFAFNKRVLVQGYHGTGKSTHIEQIAARLNWPCIRVNLDSHVSRIDLIGKDAIVLKDGKQVTQFNEGILPWSIQNPVALVFDEYDAGRPDVMFVIQRVLEAEGNFTLLDKNKVIKQNKYFRLFATSNTVGLGDTTGLYHGTQQINQGQMDRWNIVTTLNYLSLEREMDIVLAKNKNLNNAKGKEKVSNMIKVASLTRKGFIAGDISTVMSPRTVLHWAENAEIFKDTGYAFRVTFLNKCDELEKNTIAEYYQRCFGEELPESLVNIQI
- a CDS encoding Cobalamin biosynthesis protein, CobT,cobalamin biosynthesis protein, CobT family (PFAM: Cobalamin biosynthesis protein CobT VWA domain; Cobalamin biosynthesis protein CobT~TIGRFAM: cobaltochelatase, CobT subunit); the protein is MSNKEASLKEKLKQALSSTVRVISEDLESNQKQDKNKSSKKFDFFEIDNLDGPRDFVRLRAESDSTALKKKFSDVLVFKKNLPSNSSCKSLYTIAEKIRYEQLGFKMLKGIEKNLNQNYEQIINLKRKDQLKTKEDVSVAEAFELYMLKHFHNVKLNSLTSRMLEFWEKDFDLSVKDHLHFLKENLEDQNKYSSKFSEILQNMDIFDTEENEEQKEENNDEGQDNPSNENDEAESEDQKEQSKDEETETSLDSDYDIDEYKIDEQLVDTDSDKESSEQVIQKTNLKNLNLEYKVFTNQFDEVIKAENLENSEESAKLRRTLDQQLIGFQDVITKLANKLQRQLLAKQNRAWDFDLEEGLLDSSKLPRIIMDPYNSLSFKKEKDQEFKDTIVSLLIDNSGSMRGRPITIAAICADILSRTLERCSVKVEILGFTTKNWKGGKSRELWNKKEKPKTPGRLNDLRHIIYKGGDTHWRQAKNNLGLMLKEGLLKENIDGEAIQWAFNRIKKRKEERKILMVISDGAPVDDSTLSVNSGDFLEKHLKKMVKFIEDKSDIEILAIGIGHDVSRYYNKAIKITDVNELGDVMVSQLSSLFETKKRFH
- a CDS encoding histidine kinase (PFAM: Histidine kinase-, DNA gyrase B-, and HSP90-like ATPase; His Kinase A (phosphoacceptor) domain) — translated: MSNFFETSKYFTLKKSTYVFLRWIGILGQLFSISLVYFIFDFKFDYFACFLIILIGGISNLYLDFIYKKVQITEQSSFLFLVFDTLQLSILVYFTGGITNPFIIFLIIPSVFSAANLGFRINLSLVVITSIIIVFLTFNHQPLPSPLNLDNKLNQYVYFAIPLALIIALVFLNYFALSFVKDSRIRKEALHRMEEVMAKEHELLSLGGQAAAAAHSLGTPLSTIKLISQELSKQLKKDKEVSKDIELLSSQIERCEEILKKLSINPSEEVEFIDDDLSMRDYLKDITKSFEEVGNKKFIFNFDQDSNPKKISKSIEVVYGLKNFIGNAYKFSKETVFINLKSDSNMTEITIEDDGDGYPKDVLPKIGEPYLKTSNIEIKDKAGLGLGIFIGKTLLEKNFAKIICRNSKTRSGAEVLIKWKNKELFNI